From the Tripterygium wilfordii isolate XIE 37 chromosome 6, ASM1340144v1, whole genome shotgun sequence genome, one window contains:
- the LOC119999380 gene encoding cilia- and flagella-associated protein 251-like isoform X3: MESRKTAGSGRISSRRRILRTCGVSGVAIAHHAYAKAQDLNGPIGSMAKRVAKMAKFIEPLLYALQYHSLALLSFIDDRILAVERIVETVFPPSKYVFNKIDQCVQIVEILPGKFDDATNKVYLVIRQFPLLDWLLLRVISWLNFWVSVLMEATKEKEIMVDKSCTECNVELATVEDEASKESQTYPVAETPQAEEAEGVDVTVMKSTYEEELEKWAAENTEKEDQKEKHTQQSDIGDTEKEDQEEKHTQQSDIGDTEKEDQEEKHAQQSDIGDTGKEDQEEKHAQQSDSGDTGKEDQEEKQPQQSDIGDTEKEDQEEKQPQQSDIGDTEKEDQKEEHARQSDIGDTGKKDQKEKLAQQSYIKEKETDEGGGNNESDESSEIKADILELFDAAWHK, from the exons ATG GAATCCAGAAAAACTGCCGGTTCTGGGAGAATAAGCTCCAGGCGGCGTATTTTGCGTACATGTGGAGTCTCAGGCGTAGCTATTGCTCACCATGCCTACGCAAAAGCACAGGATTTGAATGGGCCTATCGGTTCCATGGCTAAAAGGGTAGCCAAAATGGCCAAGTTTATCGAACCATTGCTTTATGCCTTGCAGTATCACTCTCTAGCACTCCTGTCGTTTATCGATGATCGTATATTAGCTGTTGAAAGAATTGTTGAGACTGTTTTTCCAccatcaaaatatgtgttcaaCAAGATTGACCAGTGTGTACAAATTGTGGAAATCCTGCCTGGGAAATTTGATGATGCTACCAACAAAGTTTATTTGGTTATTCGTCAATTTCCATTGTTGGATTGGTTATTGCTTCGTGTCATTTCCTGGCTCAACTTTTGGGTTTCTGTATTGATGGAAGCTACCAAGGAGAAGGAAATTATGGTGGATAAGAGCTGCACTGAATGCAATGTTGAACTGGCAACAGTTGAAGATGAAGCAAGCAAGGAATCCCAAACATACCCTG TTGCTGAAACTCCACAAGCTGAAGAAGCTGAGGGAGTTGATGTCACGGTCATGAAGAGCACATACGAGGAAGAATTAGAGAAGTGGGCAGCTGAAAACACAGAAAAAGAAGATCAAAAGGAGAAACACACCCAACAATCTGATATTGGAGACACAGAAAAAGAAGATCAAGAGGAGAAACACACCCAACAATCTGATATTGGAGACACAGAAAAAGAAGATCAAGAGGAGAAACACGCCCAACAATCTGATATTGGAGACACAGGAAAAGAAGATCAAGAGGAGAAACACGCCCAACAATCTGATAGTGGAGACACAGGAAAAGAAGATCAAGAGGAGAAACAACCCCAACAATCTGATATTGGAGACACGGAAAAAGAAGATCAAGAGGAGAAACAACCCCAACAATCTGATATTGGAGACACGGAAAAAGAAGATCAAAAGGAGGAACACGCCCGGCAATCTGATATTGGAGACACAGGAAAAAAAGATCAAAAGGAGAAACTCGCCCAACAATCTtatatcaaagaaaaagaaaccgaCGAAGGAGGAGGGAATAACGAAAGTGATGAGAGTTCTGAAATCAAAGCTGACATTCTAGAGCTATTTGATGCTGCTTGGCACAAATAA
- the LOC119999380 gene encoding high mobility group nucleosome-binding domain-containing protein 5-like isoform X4 — translation MESRKTAGSGRISSRRRILRTCGVSGVAIAHHAYAKAQDLNGPIGSMAKRVAKMAKFIEPLLYALQYHSLALLSFIDDRILAVERIVETVFPPSKYVFNKIDQCVQIVEILPGKFDDATNKVYLVIRQFPLLDWLLLRVISWLNFWVSVLMEATKEKEIMVDKSCTECNVELATVEDEASKESQTYPVVIADREAFSPIAETPQAEEAEGVDVTVMKSTYEEELEKWAAENTEKEDQEEKHTQQSDIGDTEKEDQEEKHAQQSDIGDTGKEDQEEKHAQQSDSGDTGKEDQEEKQPQQSDIGDTEKEDQEEKQPQQSDIGDTEKEDQKEEHARQSDIGDTGKKDQKEKLAQQSYIKEKETDEGGGNNESDESSEIKADILELFDAAWHK, via the exons ATG GAATCCAGAAAAACTGCCGGTTCTGGGAGAATAAGCTCCAGGCGGCGTATTTTGCGTACATGTGGAGTCTCAGGCGTAGCTATTGCTCACCATGCCTACGCAAAAGCACAGGATTTGAATGGGCCTATCGGTTCCATGGCTAAAAGGGTAGCCAAAATGGCCAAGTTTATCGAACCATTGCTTTATGCCTTGCAGTATCACTCTCTAGCACTCCTGTCGTTTATCGATGATCGTATATTAGCTGTTGAAAGAATTGTTGAGACTGTTTTTCCAccatcaaaatatgtgttcaaCAAGATTGACCAGTGTGTACAAATTGTGGAAATCCTGCCTGGGAAATTTGATGATGCTACCAACAAAGTTTATTTGGTTATTCGTCAATTTCCATTGTTGGATTGGTTATTGCTTCGTGTCATTTCCTGGCTCAACTTTTGGGTTTCTGTATTGATGGAAGCTACCAAGGAGAAGGAAATTATGGTGGATAAGAGCTGCACTGAATGCAATGTTGAACTGGCAACAGTTGAAGATGAAGCAAGCAAGGAATCCCAAACATACCCTGTTGTAATTGCAGATAGAGAGGCGTTTTCTCCCATTGCTGAAACTCCACAAGCTGAAGAAGCTGAGGGAGTTGATGTCACGGTCATGAAGAGCACATACGAGGAAGAATTAGAGAAGTGGGCAGCTGAAAACACAGAAAAAGAAG ATCAAGAGGAGAAACACACCCAACAATCTGATATTGGAGACACAGAAAAAGAAGATCAAGAGGAGAAACACGCCCAACAATCTGATATTGGAGACACAGGAAAAGAAGATCAAGAGGAGAAACACGCCCAACAATCTGATAGTGGAGACACAGGAAAAGAAGATCAAGAGGAGAAACAACCCCAACAATCTGATATTGGAGACACGGAAAAAGAAGATCAAGAGGAGAAACAACCCCAACAATCTGATATTGGAGACACGGAAAAAGAAGATCAAAAGGAGGAACACGCCCGGCAATCTGATATTGGAGACACAGGAAAAAAAGATCAAAAGGAGAAACTCGCCCAACAATCTtatatcaaagaaaaagaaaccgaCGAAGGAGGAGGGAATAACGAAAGTGATGAGAGTTCTGAAATCAAAGCTGACATTCTAGAGCTATTTGATGCTGCTTGGCACAAATAA
- the LOC119999380 gene encoding high mobility group nucleosome-binding domain-containing protein 5-like isoform X1 has protein sequence MESRKTAGSGRISSRRRILRTCGVSGVAIAHHAYAKAQDLNGPIGSMAKRVAKMAKFIEPLLYALQYHSLALLSFIDDRILAVERIVETVFPPSKYVFNKIDQCVQIVEILPGKFDDATNKVYLVIRQFPLLDWLLLRVISWLNFWVSVLMEATKEKEIMVDKSCTECNVELATVEDEASKESQTYPVVIADREAFSPIAETPQAEEAEGVDVTVMKSTYEEELEKWAAENTEKEDQKEKHTQQSDIGDTEKEDQEEKHTQQSDIGDTEKEDQEEKHAQQSDIGDTGKEDQEEKHAQQSDSGDTGKEDQEEKQPQQSDIGDTEKEDQEEKQPQQSDIGDTEKEDQKEEHARQSDIGDTGKKDQKEKLAQQSYIKEKETDEGGGNNESDESSEIKADILELFDAAWHK, from the exons ATG GAATCCAGAAAAACTGCCGGTTCTGGGAGAATAAGCTCCAGGCGGCGTATTTTGCGTACATGTGGAGTCTCAGGCGTAGCTATTGCTCACCATGCCTACGCAAAAGCACAGGATTTGAATGGGCCTATCGGTTCCATGGCTAAAAGGGTAGCCAAAATGGCCAAGTTTATCGAACCATTGCTTTATGCCTTGCAGTATCACTCTCTAGCACTCCTGTCGTTTATCGATGATCGTATATTAGCTGTTGAAAGAATTGTTGAGACTGTTTTTCCAccatcaaaatatgtgttcaaCAAGATTGACCAGTGTGTACAAATTGTGGAAATCCTGCCTGGGAAATTTGATGATGCTACCAACAAAGTTTATTTGGTTATTCGTCAATTTCCATTGTTGGATTGGTTATTGCTTCGTGTCATTTCCTGGCTCAACTTTTGGGTTTCTGTATTGATGGAAGCTACCAAGGAGAAGGAAATTATGGTGGATAAGAGCTGCACTGAATGCAATGTTGAACTGGCAACAGTTGAAGATGAAGCAAGCAAGGAATCCCAAACATACCCTGTTGTAATTGCAGATAGAGAGGCGTTTTCTCCCATTGCTGAAACTCCACAAGCTGAAGAAGCTGAGGGAGTTGATGTCACGGTCATGAAGAGCACATACGAGGAAGAATTAGAGAAGTGGGCAGCTGAAAACACAGAAAAAGAAGATCAAAAGGAGAAACACACCCAACAATCTGATATTGGAGACACAGAAAAAGAAGATCAAGAGGAGAAACACACCCAACAATCTGATATTGGAGACACAGAAAAAGAAGATCAAGAGGAGAAACACGCCCAACAATCTGATATTGGAGACACAGGAAAAGAAGATCAAGAGGAGAAACACGCCCAACAATCTGATAGTGGAGACACAGGAAAAGAAGATCAAGAGGAGAAACAACCCCAACAATCTGATATTGGAGACACGGAAAAAGAAGATCAAGAGGAGAAACAACCCCAACAATCTGATATTGGAGACACGGAAAAAGAAGATCAAAAGGAGGAACACGCCCGGCAATCTGATATTGGAGACACAGGAAAAAAAGATCAAAAGGAGAAACTCGCCCAACAATCTtatatcaaagaaaaagaaaccgaCGAAGGAGGAGGGAATAACGAAAGTGATGAGAGTTCTGAAATCAAAGCTGACATTCTAGAGCTATTTGATGCTGCTTGGCACAAATAA
- the LOC119999380 gene encoding high mobility group nucleosome-binding domain-containing protein 5-like isoform X2 — protein sequence MESRKTAGSGRISSRRRILRTCGVSGVAIAHHAYAKAQDLNGPIGSMAKRVAKMAKFIEPLLYALQYHSLALLSFIDDRILAVERIVETVFPPSKYVFNKIDQCVQIVEILPGKFDDATNKVYLVIRQFPLLDWLLLRVISWLNFWVSVLMEATKEKEIMVDKSCTECNVELATVEDEASKESQTYPVVIADREAFSPIAETPQAEEAEGVDVTVMKSTYEEELEKWAAENTEKEDQKEKHTQQSDIGDTEKEDQEEKHTQQSDIGDTEKEDQEEKHAQQSDIGDTGKEDQEEKHAQQSDSGDTGKEDQEEKQPQQSDIGDTEKEDQEEKQPQQSDIGDTEKEDQKEEHARQSDIGDTGKKDQKEKLAQQSYIKEKETDEGGGNNESDESSEIKADILELFDAAWHK from the coding sequence GAATCCAGAAAAACTGCCGGTTCTGGGAGAATAAGCTCCAGGCGGCGTATTTTGCGTACATGTGGAGTCTCAGGCGTAGCTATTGCTCACCATGCCTACGCAAAAGCACAGGATTTGAATGGGCCTATCGGTTCCATGGCTAAAAGGGTAGCCAAAATGGCCAAGTTTATCGAACCATTGCTTTATGCCTTGCAGTATCACTCTCTAGCACTCCTGTCGTTTATCGATGATCGTATATTAGCTGTTGAAAGAATTGTTGAGACTGTTTTTCCAccatcaaaatatgtgttcaaCAAGATTGACCAGTGTGTACAAATTGTGGAAATCCTGCCTGGGAAATTTGATGATGCTACCAACAAAGTTTATTTGGTTATTCGTCAATTTCCATTGTTGGATTGGTTATTGCTTCGTGTCATTTCCTGGCTCAACTTTTGGGTTTCTGTATTGATGGAAGCTACCAAGGAGAAGGAAATTATGGTGGATAAGAGCTGCACTGAATGCAATGTTGAACTGGCAACAGTTGAAGATGAAGCAAGCAAGGAATCCCAAACATACCCTGTTGTAATTGCAGATAGAGAGGCGTTTTCTCCCATTGCTGAAACTCCACAAGCTGAAGAAGCTGAGGGAGTTGATGTCACGGTCATGAAGAGCACATACGAGGAAGAATTAGAGAAGTGGGCAGCTGAAAACACAGAAAAAGAAGATCAAAAGGAGAAACACACCCAACAATCTGATATTGGAGACACAGAAAAAGAAGATCAAGAGGAGAAACACACCCAACAATCTGATATTGGAGACACAGAAAAAGAAGATCAAGAGGAGAAACACGCCCAACAATCTGATATTGGAGACACAGGAAAAGAAGATCAAGAGGAGAAACACGCCCAACAATCTGATAGTGGAGACACAGGAAAAGAAGATCAAGAGGAGAAACAACCCCAACAATCTGATATTGGAGACACGGAAAAAGAAGATCAAGAGGAGAAACAACCCCAACAATCTGATATTGGAGACACGGAAAAAGAAGATCAAAAGGAGGAACACGCCCGGCAATCTGATATTGGAGACACAGGAAAAAAAGATCAAAAGGAGAAACTCGCCCAACAATCTtatatcaaagaaaaagaaaccgaCGAAGGAGGAGGGAATAACGAAAGTGATGAGAGTTCTGAAATCAAAGCTGACATTCTAGAGCTATTTGATGCTGCTTGGCACAAATAA
- the LOC120000427 gene encoding AAA-ATPase At3g50940-like, translating to MVNMFFSVSDMPSTPSVLSAYTSVAALLMLVRTVFNEVQTMISKFLPQKLRENLLLRLGEIFGSLCSQMTVLISEYNGLSVNEIYQASETYLSSRITPSINELKVFKAQREKNISVTINKGEKVFDIFEGIQLVWEFVSTETQKSHFDYDNYSHTSETTENRSFRLSFNKRYKEVVLRAYLPYVVERSKAIKEENKALKLYSLGSLSGDYDAGPWGSINLDHPSTFETMALDPELKNELMEDLDRFVRRRDFYRRVGKAWKRGYLLYGPPGTGKSSLIAAMANYLKFDIYDLELKSIHSNADLRKLVVSTANRSILVIEDIDCSIELQNRQDGSYKENEFTFLTLSGLLNFIDGLWSSCGDERIIVFTTNYKDRIDPALLRPGRMDKHINLSFCTPSGFKILASNYLGISTHHLFTHIEELIEEVEVTPAEVAEELMKYENVDIALKGVTAFIERKKLMKCNENTAEERKDVVVEQEKESEGFQGKCDSKVRKNQRKMAKKGKEG from the exons ATGGTTAACATGTTCTTTTCTGTATCGGACATGCCTTCAACACCATCAGTTTTGTCAGCCTACACGTCTGTCGCTGCATTGCTAATGCTTGTCAGAACCGTCTTCAACGAGGTACAGACGATGATTAGTAAGTTTCTACCTCAGAAGCTCAGAGAGAACTTGTTACTAAGACTTGGTGAAATATTTGGAAGTCTCTGCTCTCAAATGACTGTTCTTATCAGTGAGTACAATGGACTATCAGTCAATGAAATCTACCAGGCTTCGGAAACCTACTTGAGCTCAAGAATTACTCCTTCCATTAACGAGCTGAAAGTTTTCAAAGCACAGAGAGAGAAGAACATCTCGGTCACCATCAACAAAGGTGAAAAGGTCTTTGACATATTTGAAGGAATCCAGCTCGTCTGGGAATTCGTCTCAACTGAAACGCAGAAGTCACATTTCGACTATGATAACTATTCTCACACTTCAGAAACAACCGAAAATCGGTCATTTCGACTCAGTTTCAACAAGAGATACAAGGAAGTGGTGTTAAGGGCTTATCTTCCATATGTGGTGGAGAGATCAAAggctataaaagaagaaaacaaagccCTGAAGCTCTACTCGCTCGGAAGTTTAAGTGGAGACTATGATGCAGGTCCGTGGGGATCGATCAACCTCGACCATCCATCCACATTTGAGACAATGGCATTGGATCCAGAGCTCAAGAATGAACTGATGGAAGACTTGGACAGATTTGTGAGGAGAAGGGATTTCTATAGGAGAGTTGGAAAGGCATGGAAAAGAGGATATTTGTTGTATGGCCCTCCTGGTACTGGCAAGTCAAGCTTGATAGCAGCAATGGCTAACTACCTAAAATTTGACATCTATGACTTGGAACTCAAAAGTATTCACAGCAATGCAGATCTCAGGAAATTGGTAGTCTCCACAGCAAATCGATCGATACTTGTCATCGAGGACATTGATTGTAGCATTGAGTTGCAGAACCGACAAGATGGAAGCTACAAAGAAAATGAATTTACG TTTTTAACACTCTCTGGATTGCTCAACTTCATCGATGGATTATGGTCAAGCTGTGGAGATGAGAGGATAATTGTGTTTACGACCAACTACAAAGACAGAATTGATCCTGCTCTGCTGAGACCAGGCCGAATGGACAAGCATATTAACCTGTCTTTCTGCACTCCAAGTGGGTTCAAAATCCTTGCTTCCAACTACCTAGGAATTAGTACTCATCACTTGTTCACTCATATTGAAGAACTGATAGAGGAAGTAGAGGTGACTCCTGCAGAAGTTGCAGAAGAGCTCATGAAATATGAAAACGTAGATATTGCACTCAAAGGTGTCACTGCTTTTATTGAAAGGAAGAAGCTGATGAAATGTAATGAAAATACTGCAGAGGAAAGAAAAGACGTCGTCgttgaacaagaaaaagaaagcgaGGGATTTCAAGGGAAATGTGACAGCAAAGTTAGGAAAAATCAGAGGAAGATGGCGAAAAAGGGGAAAGAAGGATGA